The genomic window CTGTCCAGACATCGTGCAAAGTTGGTGCAGGCTTGGACCACGTCGAGGGATCGTTTTTAATGATCCCAGCCGCTTCGTAAGCTTCGATCACTAATGAAGTGATCTTGTTCTCTTGCTTGTTCCCCAGATTGAATGCCTTCGAAATTGTCGCCCTGAACTGACTTGCCGTATGCATGGGGAGCATAGGTTTGTTGCCGAACAACGCAAACGGGTTGAACGGCAACCGGTGCAGCGGAAGTACTTTCGCGCCGGTAGCCTCGACGAAGTCCTCTTTGATGTAGTCCGCCTTGTAATCAAGAATAAGAATGCCAATCGGCAGCCCGTCAACATTGTTCGCCTGATTCCTAATCAATTGCGTCACGAGGCTTTTCGTGAACTGAGTCTTACCGGTGCCCATCGTGCCAATGATTGCGGTATTTGGATTTAACACCTTCGCAGTATTGGTCGGCTCCCAGAAGACTCTCTCCTTGGTTTTTACATCCATTCCGAATTCGACCTTCAGTGTTTCGTTTGGGGGCGACGGATGAGCCGAGTCTTGAACAACCGGAGGACTCAGGGACGCAATTGTCACCTGGTGCTCAATGCCAGCCACTTCCGGCTGGAGTTCGATCCCGTCGTCATCAGACGGCGGTCCATCATCTGTTTCCGGCGGTTGCGTACCGTCGCCCCCACCGCCAAGAAAATATTTTGTGGGGACACCGGGGAAATTTTCTGCCAGCAACCGTTCTTCTAGCTGGAACCTTGGCGTTCTCAAGAACGTCTCGAGAAAACTCACCGGTATCTTCAGGGTTGCAACACCCTCTGATTCCGAAGCTGTGGTTTCAAAGCAGGTTTCGCTATCGAGATGGCCAATGACAAATGCGGCGGGGTAGTTGTTCAGCTCAGCAACATGGAAGTCGCCTCGCATCCATTTCTCTCGATTGTCGCGCAGTTCAGAGAAGTACTCAGGGGGGAAGACTTCGTAGAGCTCGTACTTCTCTAGCTGCATGAAAACCTGGCGTACTAGAAGGCTTCTGTAGATCTTGCCTTCAAGAGTGGATGGACCGAATAGGCAGTCCACCAAGTACTCTCGAAGATTCTTCGCCTGCTCATGGGCTTTCTTGAAGTCACCCGATCCTGTTTTCACCTCAAGCGGAAGAAAGAAAATGCTGTCGTCTTTGAAGCCAACAAATAGCACATCATCAGAAATGCGGCCGGTATTTGTCTTGTCTTTGTGGTAGCGAGAGAAATCTCCGTCGCTCATCCGCAGCCCGATATTACCCGATACGCGGATCATCTCAGCAACGGAAAGTGGTACCCAAGTGATGCCGGATTGGGAAACGAGTGCGCTTAGTAGCTTCCATGCACCGATGATCCCTTCTCGTTCACGACGGATGCTCTCATTGGCAGTGACCATCTTGAGCAGCCACTCGCCGTTAAAGGCATTGAATTCGCCAACTGCTTCATCGGATCCATAGCTGAGAACTTCACGGTACAGGTCGGTTTGCCGGGTTACGGTGATGGCATCGTAGCCGGCTGAGCTGGTGTATTGATCCGAAAAATGGATAAGCACCACTTCCTTGGTCTTCTCAAAAAATTTAAGCGTGACTTTCGGATCAATTATCGTCACCCAAAGTGAGCTGTCGTAAGAACGCTCAAGAAGTTCACGAAATTTGTCGCTGACTGCTAGCCGAATGGCAGAGCTGCTGTTGTAGGTTTCTGTCGTAGCAACGAGCGGCTGCTGCAATGTTCCAACTAGCCTAGCTAATTCCAAATGCGGAAGCTCACCGGTATCGACGTTCTGCAACCCAAATCCAGTGTAGTAGTTCTGGTTCTCCGCGCACGACGCTTCGCCGCTCAGAAGACCATCGCAAGCAACCCCAGAGATATGATTATCAACATCAATGTTGGCTCGCTCGACTTTTTGGTTGTTACGGAACAACGTCAAGTGAGCATATGCTTGCTCTGACGATTCCTCGATTTGGAATTTGCTAAATGTCAATCTCGACCTCAAAAGATCGATGATCGCGTCAGCATTCTCTTTAGCTTTACCTTTGTCTAGTTTGTAGCTCTGCTTAATCTTGCTGTAAGTTCCGATTTCAGCGAAACGATCAAACTCGGTCTCGGTGATCTCGTCATCATAGAGATTAATGTGGATTTTCTCGGACTCTTTGCCGGCGTCACGGAAGTAATTCAGTATCCCCAGGAAGACTTCCCGATTGTCAGCATTGTTGATCGAGTTGATCAGCAACGGTGCATCAGTGCCGTCCTTGAATAGCTCATCGAAGGTCTGTACAAACTCTTCGATCTTTTCTTTGGTTAGACGTTCGACGTAGTCGTAGCTGCTTTCTTCTTGAGGCACGATCTCAAGCCAGAATGCATTCTCATCGACTGCTTGCGTGTAACAATATTCGTGCTCGGCCGAATAAATGTACGGCAATAGGCCGCGAGCGTTGAGTCGCTTCCGTGTAACACTAGGGACGCTCTTAAAGGATCTTTCCTCCCCATCTCGCGTAATTTCAATCGCCAAATACCGGAAGTACGACAGTACCAGCGGATGAAAGGGCGTGAGGAACTGGCGGCCATCAAAAGTGGCTGTGCCAAGCTTCATCACGTGCCGGACCGTATCGTCAAGGCTCTTTCCATACTCAATCTCGCGAAGAAACGTTTGATAGGCCGCGATGTATGCGCCTGCCACGTCAATCATGTTCGGTCCCCAAGATGCCAGACTGGGGATTGTTGATCTTTCTGAGAGATAGCTCTGTAGATCCTGCCAAGCGTCATAAATCGCTGGAGCGGTGTTTCTGATCTTAGCCAGAGGCAGTGAATTACCTTCGCTAGAGAAGCTAAGTAGCTTGTCATCCACGAAGACTTGCTCTACTTCGAGCATCTTCTGTCGAATTGCAACGACGTTCGACTCTTTGTTGTCTAGTACAACGCGATTTCTGTCGCGGAGAAAAACTCCGTTGTACTGATCGTCGAATAGCCGATTGAACCTCCCCTCATCCAAGAGCAACGGCAGACTTAACGACTGGTCGCTGGCTTCGCCTTCAACGTTAAAACGAAGCGTGCTTCCGCTGCTCTCAAGAAGGAACTCTACGATGTCAGATTCTTCGTAGAGTTTCTCATATTCGACCGCACCGTATTGATCGACGGAAATTGTTTGGCCACTTTCATTCAAGAGCCACCGTTTAGAAATATTGTCGTTGATCAGTAGTTCACGCTCATCAGTCTGAAGCTGGATCAGTCGCTGCTCAGGATCTGCGTGCGTCTTAACAAGAAACGTGTTTGCGAATGCTCCAGTGCAGAACAGGCCTTTCTTAACTACCAGAATGTTGAATTCAAATCTTTCGGTGGTCTGGCTTCGATCTAGACGAATGCGGAATATTTCTGCGACCGCTGGCGTTGGCATTGACATCGCGAGTCGCCGCCGATTCTTGCTTTTCTTGATCTCGATGCCTGCGGTGCTTTCAATCTCTTGATTGTGCTCCAGTTTCACATCCGACTTTTCAAGGTCGTCGCCAATAAACTCAATGGTCAGATCGACATTCTCGACCTCTTCGGGAACTGACAAGATAATGCTCTTGCGGCGACGACCGGCAGCAGTCTCGGACTTGTTGCGCGGGCCAATGATTTCGCAAGATTCAGAGAGCAAACTCAGATATTCAAGTCTGTGACTCTGCTGTTCGGCGATCTCGTCTTTGATCGCTTGCAGATCAAGATCTCGCCATGGAGCCTGAGCAGATTCGCCGAAGTGCTTCTTCTCAAATGACTCACTAATTCCGAGTCTTTCCGCGATTTCATCAGGAAAGTGATGGGTTACTCGGTCGAACTCTTCATGCAAGCGGCGATTGTCGTCTAGGCGACGTCGGATCTGCTTTGACTTATCCATTTCTGGTAAGCCTTTGTCGTTGAACAGTCCGAGCGGTCGTAGGTCGAGGCAATCATCGTTCTCTATCGAATCGAAGATCTTCCGGAAGCCGAATGCGCTCCCACCTTCTTCTGCAATGATTTCCGATTGCCAGTCAAGGATACACTCGTAGACCTTTTTGGGCCTATCGATCGCATCAGCCAGCCTCAACAGCTCACTGCTGACATGCTTTGTGGACCAGGGACCTCCTCGGCTAGAGAGATCTATCGCGCTGTTCACCAGCGTATCCAGCAAGCTATTGTGGATTATCAGCAAGCTCGTATTGCCAAACTCGTCAGATTGCTCCGCGACGCGATCACGAAGCATTGAAATGTAATTCTCGTTAAACGCATTCGGGGATTCAGGGTTATCTGAATGTGCGACGCACAAGAGCCGAACGTCCCCAATTTCGAGGCATGGTATCGCCGTGCTGTTAACTTCAACTACGGCGGTCGCCGCACTACGGAGCTCTCCGATCAGGCTTTCCGTGTTGCTGCTGTCCGACGATCGGAACTGGTAGCGTTTTCCGGCAACGACTCGCGTGTCCAACCAGGATACAAGAAGCTCCTTTAGAAACGCGTCAAATTGTGTTTCGGACATATACCGCATCTCCACTATCGCTCATGCGGTCGACATTCCCGACGCGCTCGTAAAAACTGATCAAAGCTTGCTGTGATCCCTTGTCGAAGTAGAAGCCCCTCTCCTTAAATGCTTTCAGCAGTTCTTGAAATCGAACCGACGGCCGATCACCAATGGCAAGATTGGTTAGCAGCAGGACGAAGTCTTGGTTGATGACCAAAACGCGACCCGCTCTCCCACGAGACTGGAGAAAGTTCCTTGCGACCTCCTTGTCAAATACCTCCATGTATTGTTGCTGAACACGGTGTCGCCCCTCATTCACCGTCTTCGCAAATTGCTTGACTCCCAAGCTCATCAAATGCTTCATCGCCTCGATTGCATCGATGGGTGCCGCAGGTACGGAAGGCAGTTTGCGATCCAACCGAAATTCTTCCGAGAATTCGACCAGGGATTTATGTACACGAGCCCTATTCG from Roseimaritima ulvae includes these protein-coding regions:
- the dptH gene encoding DNA phosphorothioation-dependent restriction protein DptH translates to MSETQFDAFLKELLVSWLDTRVVAGKRYQFRSSDSSNTESLIGELRSAATAVVEVNSTAIPCLEIGDVRLLCVAHSDNPESPNAFNENYISMLRDRVAEQSDEFGNTSLLIIHNSLLDTLVNSAIDLSSRGGPWSTKHVSSELLRLADAIDRPKKVYECILDWQSEIIAEEGGSAFGFRKIFDSIENDDCLDLRPLGLFNDKGLPEMDKSKQIRRRLDDNRRLHEEFDRVTHHFPDEIAERLGISESFEKKHFGESAQAPWRDLDLQAIKDEIAEQQSHRLEYLSLLSESCEIIGPRNKSETAAGRRRKSIILSVPEEVENVDLTIEFIGDDLEKSDVKLEHNQEIESTAGIEIKKSKNRRRLAMSMPTPAVAEIFRIRLDRSQTTERFEFNILVVKKGLFCTGAFANTFLVKTHADPEQRLIQLQTDERELLINDNISKRWLLNESGQTISVDQYGAVEYEKLYEESDIVEFLLESSGSTLRFNVEGEASDQSLSLPLLLDEGRFNRLFDDQYNGVFLRDRNRVVLDNKESNVVAIRQKMLEVEQVFVDDKLLSFSSEGNSLPLAKIRNTAPAIYDAWQDLQSYLSERSTIPSLASWGPNMIDVAGAYIAAYQTFLREIEYGKSLDDTVRHVMKLGTATFDGRQFLTPFHPLVLSYFRYLAIEITRDGEERSFKSVPSVTRKRLNARGLLPYIYSAEHEYCYTQAVDENAFWLEIVPQEESSYDYVERLTKEKIEEFVQTFDELFKDGTDAPLLINSINNADNREVFLGILNYFRDAGKESEKIHINLYDDEITETEFDRFAEIGTYSKIKQSYKLDKGKAKENADAIIDLLRSRLTFSKFQIEESSEQAYAHLTLFRNNQKVERANIDVDNHISGVACDGLLSGEASCAENQNYYTGFGLQNVDTGELPHLELARLVGTLQQPLVATTETYNSSSAIRLAVSDKFRELLERSYDSSLWVTIIDPKVTLKFFEKTKEVVLIHFSDQYTSSAGYDAITVTRQTDLYREVLSYGSDEAVGEFNAFNGEWLLKMVTANESIRREREGIIGAWKLLSALVSQSGITWVPLSVAEMIRVSGNIGLRMSDGDFSRYHKDKTNTGRISDDVLFVGFKDDSIFFLPLEVKTGSGDFKKAHEQAKNLREYLVDCLFGPSTLEGKIYRSLLVRQVFMQLEKYELYEVFPPEYFSELRDNREKWMRGDFHVAELNNYPAAFVIGHLDSETCFETTASESEGVATLKIPVSFLETFLRTPRFQLEERLLAENFPGVPTKYFLGGGGDGTQPPETDDGPPSDDDGIELQPEVAGIEHQVTIASLSPPVVQDSAHPSPPNETLKVEFGMDVKTKERVFWEPTNTAKVLNPNTAIIGTMGTGKTQFTKSLVTQLIRNQANNVDGLPIGILILDYKADYIKEDFVEATGAKVLPLHRLPFNPFALFGNKPMLPMHTASQFRATISKAFNLGNKQENKITSLVIEAYEAAGIIKNDPSTWSKPAPTLHDVWTAFNAQEKVEEDSLYAALSELANFEIFEPDRTKATSLYDLVSGVTVINLSGYDPKIQNLVVALALDLFYAQMHQKGSSKIQDPHRQLTKFVLVDEADNFMKQEFPGLRMLLKEGREFGVGTILSTQELTHFKTTNNDYSSYILSWIIHRVPSIKPQEIKTLFNTAGKDDVESLLSSIQALDKHRSIYVDGQKHILKIQDLAFWQL